A genome region from Acipenser ruthenus chromosome 29, fAciRut3.2 maternal haplotype, whole genome shotgun sequence includes the following:
- the LOC117427665 gene encoding deoxynucleotidyltransferase terminal-interacting protein 1-like yields MGAHRNEGRRDWLQDDAVEQQVTVNPWNIMIKHRQVHRRGRRSQMTVSFTDPVISMDLLRAVLQPSINEDIRAVFNKYMKFFQKAACNVKENVGDEVQPEQLIREACQNCLEQAKLLFTDGEKPVSKPALDLPGPKRVRQMEDESSQRASPVPKKRKGRPPGPVIPYDRPASTGSMSKAKVAEVIKREGPKWDPARLKESTTFVLGSRANKALGMGGTRGRIYIKHADLFKYAADPQDKHWLADRQHMRATGGKMAYLLIEEDVQDLAQSEDYRDCPDLKLDELKPFAVPIWMIEKMQKSMDGMRSERE; encoded by the exons ATGGGGGCTCACAGAAACGAAGGGCGAAGAGACTGGCTCCAGGACGATGCTGTTGAACAGCAGGTGACCGTG AACCCGTGGAATATCATGATCAAACACAGGCAGGTTCACCGCAGGGGTCGACGCTCACAAATGACTGTCAG TTTTACAGACCCCGTGATCTCCATGGACTTACTGCGAGCGGTCCTGCAGCCCAGCATTAACGAGGACATCCGAGCGGTCTTCAACAAGTACATGAAG TTCTTCCAGAAGGCAGCGTGCAACGTGAAGGAGAACGTAGGGGACGAGGTGCAGCCCGAGCAGTTGATACGGGAGGCCTGTCAGAACTGTCTGGAGCAG GCCAAACTGCTGTTCACAGACGGGGAGAAGCCTGTGTCCAAGCCTGCTCTGGATCTCCCAGGGCCCAAG CGCGTCAGGCAGATGGAAGACGAGTCCAGTCAGAGAGCGAGCCCTGTTCCTAAAAAG AGGAAAGGACGTCCTCCAGGACCGGTCATTCCCTACGATCGACCGGCTTCCACCGGCTCCAT GTCGAAGGCCAAGGTGGCAGAGGTTATAAAGCGAGAAGGTCCAAAG TGGGACCCGGCCAGGCTGAAAGAAAGCACCACCTTCGTACTGGGCTCTCGTGCAAACAA ggcACTGGGAATGGGTGGCACGCGAGGCAGGATCTACATCAAGCACGCAGACCTCTTTAAG TATGCAGCAGATCCACAGGATAAGCACTGGTTAGCAGATAGACAGCACATGAGGGCCACTGGAGGGAAGATG GCCTACCTCCTTATTGAAGAAGATGTCCAAGACTTGGCACAAAGTGAAGACTACAG GGACTGCCCGGATCTGAAGCTGGATGAGCTGAAGCCGTTTGCCGTCCCTATCTGGATGATTGAGAAGATGCAGAAGTCGATGGATGGGATGCGATCGGAGAGGGAATAG
- the LOC117426756 gene encoding ubiquitin-conjugating enzyme E2 C-like, with the protein MASQNMDPAANSSNAARKGTETGSSAARGSVTKRLQQELMTLMMSGDKGISAFPESDNLFKWIGTIDGAKETVYEGLRFKLSLEFPSGYPFNAPTVKFITPCFHPNVDTQGFICLDILKDKWSALYDVRSILMSIQSLLGEPNNESPLNANAAELWADQEAYKTHLHELYAIQEMER; encoded by the exons ATGGCTTCTCAGAACATGGACCCCGCTGCCAATTCATCCAACGCCGCCAGGAAAGGCACCGAGACCGGCAGCAGCGCGGCGAGAGGGTCGGTGACGAAACG gCTACAGCAAGAGCTGATGACTCTGATG ATGTCTGGAGACAAAGGGATCTCTGCTTTCCCAGAGTCGGACAACCTCTTCAAGTGGATTGGGACCATAGATGGAGCGAAAGAAACA GTGTATGAAGGCCTGCGGTTCAAGCTCTCTCTGGAATTCCCCAGCGGCTACCCCTTCAACGCCCCCACAGTGAAGTTCATCACCCCCTGCTTTCACCCCAACGTGGACACGCAGGGCTTCATCTGCCTGGACATCCTGAAGGACAAGTGGTCCGCGCTGTACGATGTGCGCTCCATCCTGATGTCCATCCAGAGTCTCCTGGGAG AACCCAATAACGAGAGTCCCTTGAATGCTAATGCTGCAGAGCTGTGGGCAGATCAAGAAG CCTACAAGACCCATTTGCATGAACTGTATGCTATTCAAGAAATGGAAAGGTGA
- the LOC117422556 gene encoding regulator of G-protein signaling 9-binding protein-like, giving the protein MLSIWRRSVSEVQALQAAVSVCKKAQASLVRVTACFQQLVLSVGGSSDCSRLREELEETRLRAHQISTGLCSRLTALLTGGRLFGEEQQEVERLWVLFLSGLELLQLELRKAFHLQAVFPLASPRDSRALVNTGASGRSAEVAAQAASVQTPWGEAEEKGEGAPPNLLGHIVLLDSMVQEMVQKVNVPIWTVAASEEGDGEMELELEGATSEEMLTTDMEQKRGCFRGWLLCLMP; this is encoded by the exons ATGCTGAGTATCTGGAGGCGCTCAGTGAGCGAGGTGCAGGCTCTGCAGGCTGCGGTCAGCGTGTGTAAGAAGGCCCAGGCCTCTCTGGTCAGAGTGACCGCCTGCTTCCAGCAGCTGGTGCTGAGTGTGGGGGGGAGCTCAGACTGCAGCCGACTCCGAGAGGAACTGGAGGAGACCCGGCTCAGAGCTCACCAGATCAGCACCG GTCTGTGTTCCCGGCTGACCGCTCTGCTGACCGGTGGCCGTCTCTTCGGTGAGGAGCAGCAGGAGGTGGAGAGGCTCTGGGTCCTGTTCCTGTCCGGTCTGGAGCTGCTCCAGCTGGAGCTACGCAAGGCCTTCCACCTGCAGGCCGTGTTCCCTCTGGCCAGCCCTCGGGACAGCCGGGCGCTGGTCAACACCGGAGCGAGTGGCCGCAGCGCAGAGGTGGCTGCACAGGCAGCGAGCGTCCAGACCCCCTGGGGCGAGGcggaggagaagggagagggggcaCCCCCGAATCTGCTCGGGCACATCGTGCTGCTGGACTCCATGGTCCAGGAGATGGTGCAGAAGGTGAACGTGCCCATATGGACGGTGGCAGCTTCGGAGGAAGGCGATGGGGAGATGGAACTGGAGTTAGAGGGAGCCACTTCAGAGGAGATGCTGACCACCGACATGGAGCAGAAAAGGGGCTGCTTCAGGGGCTGGCTCCTCTGCTTGATGCCCtga